Proteins found in one Sorghum bicolor cultivar BTx623 chromosome 1, Sorghum_bicolor_NCBIv3, whole genome shotgun sequence genomic segment:
- the LOC8062530 gene encoding glycerophosphodiester phosphodiesterase GDPD6 has protein sequence MASFWHDVSLIVLVLLLIGVSNSKASHSQLDVNHKKPIQTFRPYNIAHRGSNGELPEETAAAYLRAIEEGADFIETDILASKDGHLICFHDVTLDATTNVANHTEFADRKRTYEVQGENVTGWFIVDFTLKELKSLRVKQRLSFRDQRYNGKYQIITFEEYILIALYADRIVGIYPEIKNPIFINQHVKWSGGKNFEDKFVEMLLKYGYKGEYMSENWLKQPLFIQSFAPTSLIYISNMTNSPKLFLIDDTTIPTQDTNQSYYEITSNSYLTFIRNYVIGIGPWKDTIVPPNPKDNCLGQPTDLVARAHALNLQVHPYTFRNENQYLHFDFHQDPYSEYEYWLNEIGVDGLFTDFTGSLHKYQQWTTPYQKEKNPEALLREIANMLKNDGY, from the exons ATGGCTTCCTTCT GGCACGACGTCTCTCTCATTGTCCTTGTGCTCCTCCTTATTGGGGTATCCAATTCCAAAGCCAGCCACAGCCAGCTGGATGTGAACCACAAGAAGCCAATACAGACGTTTAGACCTTACAACATTGCCCACCGAGGATCAAATGGTGAATTACCCGAAGAGACAGCGGCTGCCTACCTG AGGGCTATCGAAGAAGGCGCAGACTTCATCGAGACCGATATACTTGCATCAAAGGATGGACACCTCATCTGTTTCCATGATGTAACGTTAGACGCAACAACTAATGTTGCGAACCATACGGAGTTTGCTGACAGGAAGAGGACCTATGAAGTCCAAGGAGAAAATGTCACCGGATGGTTCATtg TGGATTTCACTCTTAAAGAACTTAAATCACTGAGGGTGAAACAACGACTCAGTTTCAGGGACCAACGATACAATG GGAAGTATCAGATTATTACTTTTGAGGAGTATATCTTGATTGCGCTTTACGCTGACAGGATAGTCGGAATATACCCTGAGATCAAGAATCCCATCTTCATCAACCAGCAT GTCAAGTGGTCGGGTGGAAAGAATTTTGAGGATAAGTTTGTGGAGATGCTACTGAAGTATGGCTACAAAGGTGAATACATGTCTGAAAATTGGCTCAAGCAACCGCTGTTCATACAATCCTTCGCTCCAACTTCACTGATTTACATCTCCAACATGACAAACTCTCCCAAACTGTTCCTAATCGATGACACAACAATTCCAACACAAGATACCAATCAG TCATACTACGAGATAACTTCAAATTCTTATCTCACATTCATAAGAAACTATGTTATTGGGATTGGGCCGTGGAAGGACACAATTGTTCCTCCAAACCCAAAAGATAACTGTTTAGGACAGCCCACTGATCTCGTCGCACGAGCACATGCTCTGAatcttcag GTGCATCCATACACTTTCAGAAATGAGAACCAATACCTGCACTTCGATTTCCATCAAGACCCTTATTCTGAATATGAGTATTGGCTCAACGAGATCGGCGTGGACGGGCTGTTCACTGATTTCACCGGTAGTCTGCACAAGTACCAACAATGGACTACACCATACCAGAAGGAAAAGAACCCGGAAGCACTCTTGCGTGAGATCGCGAACATGCTGAAGAATGATGGCTACTGA